One genomic segment of Candidatus Polarisedimenticolaceae bacterium includes these proteins:
- a CDS encoding cytochrome C oxidase subunit IV family protein produces MSDHAADLKKHVRAYILVFVTLMFLTLVTVAVSTQHLEVHQAIIVALIIATVKGSLVACYFMHLISEKKLILWVMFLTVVFFLVLLAVPAFTVHDRIGR; encoded by the coding sequence ATGAGCGACCACGCCGCCGATCTCAAGAAGCACGTCCGGGCTTACATCCTCGTCTTCGTCACCCTGATGTTCCTGACGCTCGTCACCGTCGCCGTCTCGACGCAGCATCTCGAGGTCCACCAGGCGATCATCGTCGCGCTCATCATCGCGACGGTGAAGGGCTCGCTCGTCGCCTGCTACTTCATGCACTTGATCTCCGAGAAGAAGCTGATCCTCTGGGTCATGTTCCTGACCGTCGTCTTCTTCCTCGTGCTCCTTGCGGTTCCGGCGTTTACGGTCCACGATCGGATCGGACGGTGA
- a CDS encoding cytochrome c oxidase subunit 3 has product MSDIPIPYTVAPRPDTGLNNGKIGIWLFLASEVMLFGALFATYILLRTGATVWPHGREFLNIPLATTNTIVLITSSVTMVMAWYSLKMDRFTQFRIYLGLTILCAFGFMFIKYLEYSHKFELGLYPKTNTFLAIYFTMTALHGLHVVGGACVNAYLWGPGAKLWKTDKEQFTNRVENSGLFWHFVDLVWIFLFPVLYLL; this is encoded by the coding sequence GTGAGCGACATCCCGATTCCGTATACCGTCGCCCCGCGGCCCGACACCGGCCTCAACAACGGCAAGATCGGCATCTGGCTCTTCCTCGCTTCCGAGGTGATGCTCTTCGGCGCGCTCTTCGCGACCTACATCCTGCTGCGCACCGGTGCCACGGTCTGGCCTCACGGCCGCGAGTTCCTCAACATCCCGCTTGCCACGACCAACACGATCGTCCTCATCACGAGCTCGGTGACGATGGTCATGGCGTGGTACTCGCTCAAGATGGACCGGTTCACGCAGTTCCGGATCTACCTCGGCCTCACGATCCTCTGCGCCTTCGGCTTCATGTTCATCAAGTATCTCGAGTACTCGCACAAGTTCGAGCTCGGCCTCTACCCGAAGACGAACACCTTCCTCGCGATCTACTTCACCATGACGGCGCTCCACGGCCTGCACGTGGTGGGCGGCGCGTGCGTGAACGCCTATCTTTGGGGTCCGGGGGCCAAGCTGTGGAAGACCGACAAGGAGCAGTTCACGAACCGCGTCGAGAACTCCGGCCTGTTCTGGCACTTCGTCGACCTGGTGTGGATCTTCCTCTTCCCCGTCCTGTACCTGCTCTAG
- a CDS encoding cbb3-type cytochrome c oxidase subunit I produces MASTGTTTPHAGHADVHEHGAHDLSFWKKYVFSTDHKTIGIQYAVTALCFLLFGFFLMMLMRWQLAFPGKAIPLIGGLFGEGRAPGGTMLPTFYNELGAMHGTIMVFLGIVPLAVGGFGNFVLPLQIGAPDMAFPRINMASYWFFFLGGVTMLLSFIIPPGGAAQSGWTSYAPLSDIAGSGQTWWIMGMVLLITSSLLGAINFIVTTIQLRAPGLSFFRLPFFCWAQFVTAFLLLLAFPPLEAAGVLQLMDRVAGTSFFLPSGLVVSGQALQVSGGGNPLLWQHLFWFLAHPEVYVLILPAMGIVAEIIANNTRKPLFGYRTMVYSLIFLGFMSFIVWAHHMFMTGMGTTMAAFFQTTTMIISIPSVAILTSLIISLWGGSIRFNTPMLFALAFLPMFGIGGLTGLPLGLNITDIPLHDTYYVIGHFHYVVAPGTIFALFAGIYYWYPKATGRKMSETLGRWHFWPSLLLMNGIFMPMFLTGLAGMSRRLADGGATYAFTKPVLHYNQWSSFSAWGLALFQIPFIINFFWSMKNGEKVDSNAWQSTTLEWSAAGSPPGHGNFKTIPTVYRGAYEYSVPGAAKDFTPQDQRS; encoded by the coding sequence ATGGCGTCGACCGGCACCACGACTCCGCATGCGGGGCATGCGGACGTCCACGAGCACGGCGCGCACGACCTGTCGTTCTGGAAGAAGTACGTCTTCTCGACCGATCACAAGACGATCGGTATCCAGTACGCGGTGACGGCGCTCTGCTTCCTGCTCTTCGGCTTCTTCCTGATGATGCTCATGCGATGGCAGCTTGCCTTCCCCGGTAAGGCGATCCCGCTCATCGGAGGGCTCTTCGGCGAGGGCCGGGCCCCCGGCGGCACGATGCTGCCGACGTTCTACAACGAGCTGGGCGCGATGCACGGCACGATCATGGTCTTCCTGGGCATCGTGCCGCTCGCCGTCGGCGGCTTCGGGAATTTCGTCCTCCCGCTCCAGATCGGGGCGCCGGACATGGCGTTCCCGCGCATCAACATGGCGAGCTACTGGTTCTTCTTCCTCGGCGGCGTGACGATGCTCCTGTCGTTCATCATCCCGCCGGGGGGCGCCGCGCAGTCCGGCTGGACCTCGTACGCGCCGCTCTCCGACATCGCCGGCAGCGGACAGACGTGGTGGATCATGGGGATGGTCCTCCTCATCACGTCGTCGCTCCTCGGCGCGATCAACTTCATCGTGACGACGATCCAGCTCAGGGCGCCGGGGCTGTCGTTCTTCCGGCTGCCGTTCTTCTGCTGGGCGCAGTTCGTGACCGCTTTCCTGCTCCTCCTCGCCTTCCCGCCCCTCGAGGCGGCGGGCGTGCTCCAGCTCATGGACCGCGTCGCGGGGACGAGCTTCTTCCTCCCGTCGGGCCTCGTCGTCTCCGGCCAGGCGCTCCAGGTGTCGGGAGGCGGGAACCCGCTCCTCTGGCAGCACCTGTTCTGGTTCCTGGCGCACCCCGAGGTGTACGTCCTCATCCTCCCCGCGATGGGGATCGTCGCGGAGATCATCGCCAACAACACGAGGAAGCCGCTCTTCGGCTACCGCACGATGGTCTACTCGCTGATCTTTCTCGGCTTCATGTCGTTCATCGTGTGGGCGCACCACATGTTCATGACCGGCATGGGCACGACGATGGCCGCGTTCTTCCAGACGACGACGATGATCATCTCGATCCCGTCGGTCGCGATTCTGACGTCGCTCATCATCTCGCTGTGGGGCGGGTCGATCCGCTTCAACACGCCGATGCTCTTCGCCCTCGCGTTCCTGCCGATGTTCGGGATCGGCGGCCTCACGGGGCTGCCGCTCGGGCTCAACATCACCGACATCCCCCTCCACGACACGTACTACGTCATCGGTCACTTCCACTACGTCGTGGCGCCGGGGACGATCTTCGCCCTCTTCGCCGGCATCTACTACTGGTACCCGAAAGCGACGGGCCGCAAGATGAGCGAGACGCTGGGGCGCTGGCACTTCTGGCCGTCGCTCCTGCTCATGAACGGCATCTTCATGCCGATGTTCCTGACCGGCCTTGCTGGCATGTCGCGGCGGCTCGCCGACGGCGGCGCCACGTACGCCTTCACGAAGCCGGTCCTCCACTACAACCAGTGGTCGTCGTTCTCGGCGTGGGGGCTCGCCCTCTTCCAGATCCCGTTCATCATCAACTTCTTCTGGAGCATGAAGAACGGCGAGAAGGTCGATTCGAACGCCTGGCAGTCGACGACGCTCGAATGGTCGGCCGCCGGATCGCCTCCCGGGCACGGGAACTTCAAGACGATCCCGACCGTCTACCGCGGCGCGTACGAGTACAGCGTGCCGGGCGCCGCGAAGGACTTCACCCCGCAGGATCAGAGGAGCTGA
- a CDS encoding carboxypeptidase regulatory-like domain-containing protein → MRRLVTPTIAVALAAAFTGGTLFAATITGTVTYDGKVPTLKPIDMTADANCAKMHGGNPQPSDLLVLGSGNTMANIMVSVGSGLPAGKTYPTPTTPVVMDQKGCHYDPHVFGLMVNQPFKVLNSDGILHNVHALPKVNSQFNMAMPPTVKESSKTFGKAEGMFMIKCDVHPWMSSYAGVFDNPFFSVTKTDGKFTISDLPAGTYEIDAWHEKLGVQKQTVTVGASDTKTINFKFTAPGAK, encoded by the coding sequence ATGCGCCGTCTCGTGACTCCGACCATCGCCGTCGCCCTCGCCGCTGCTTTCACCGGCGGCACGCTCTTCGCCGCGACGATCACCGGTACCGTGACGTACGACGGCAAGGTCCCGACCCTGAAGCCGATCGACATGACCGCCGACGCCAACTGCGCCAAGATGCACGGCGGCAATCCGCAGCCGAGCGATCTCCTCGTCCTCGGCTCCGGCAACACGATGGCCAATATCATGGTCAGCGTGGGCAGCGGCCTTCCCGCCGGGAAGACCTACCCGACACCGACGACCCCGGTCGTCATGGACCAGAAGGGCTGCCACTACGATCCGCACGTCTTCGGTTTGATGGTCAACCAGCCGTTCAAGGTCCTGAACTCGGACGGGATTCTCCACAACGTCCACGCGCTCCCCAAGGTGAACTCGCAGTTCAACATGGCGATGCCGCCGACGGTGAAGGAGTCGAGCAAGACCTTCGGCAAGGCCGAGGGGATGTTCATGATCAAGTGCGACGTCCACCCGTGGATGAGCTCGTACGCCGGCGTCTTCGACAATCCGTTCTTCTCGGTGACGAAGACCGACGGCAAGTTCACGATCTCCGACCTCCCCGCGGGGACCTACGAGATCGACGCGTGGCACGAGAAGCTCGGCGTCCAGAAGCAGACCGTGACGGTCGGCGCGAGCGACACGAAGACGATCAACTTCAAGTTCACGGCGCCCGGCGCGAAGTAG
- a CDS encoding DUF3341 domain-containing protein, producing the protein MALADLMEAPLPPGRVYGALAEFTSPAQLYKACELVRDAGFTKWDAHTPFPVHGLEGAMGMKRSKLPWIVLVMALGGAATGFGLQTWVHMYAYPLTISGKPYFTWPAFIPITFELGVLGGALGAVFGMFALNKLPMHHHPLFEASRFARFADDRFFISIESWDPKFDAAGTVQLLKQAGAVHVDLVENPQ; encoded by the coding sequence ATGGCGCTCGCGGACCTCATGGAGGCCCCGCTCCCGCCCGGACGCGTCTACGGCGCGCTCGCGGAGTTCACGAGCCCGGCGCAGCTCTACAAGGCGTGCGAGCTCGTCCGCGACGCCGGGTTCACGAAGTGGGACGCGCACACCCCGTTCCCCGTCCACGGCCTCGAAGGGGCGATGGGGATGAAGCGCTCGAAGCTGCCGTGGATCGTGCTCGTCATGGCGCTCGGCGGTGCGGCCACGGGGTTCGGTCTTCAGACGTGGGTGCACATGTACGCTTACCCGCTGACGATCTCCGGCAAGCCATATTTCACGTGGCCCGCCTTCATCCCGATCACGTTCGAGCTCGGGGTGCTCGGCGGCGCGCTCGGCGCGGTCTTCGGGATGTTCGCCCTCAACAAGCTGCCGATGCACCACCACCCGCTCTTCGAGGCGTCGCGGTTCGCACGGTTCGCCGACGACCGTTTCTTCATCTCGATCGAGTCGTGGGACCCGAAGTTCGACGCGGCCGGGACCGTTCAGCTCCTGAAGCAGGCCGGGGCGGTCCATGTGGACCTCGTGGAGAACCCGCAGTGA
- the nrfD gene encoding NrfD/PsrC family molybdoenzyme membrane anchor subunit, with the protein MAVTGGKDIYDPVAGRPTLILGGHDFHSITEAVARPLERPTPKAWWFFFIPSLALLGLLGIAVSWLFWEGIGVWGLMIPVGWAWDITNFVFWVGIGHAGTLISAILFLFRQKWRTSINRSAEAMTIFAVMCALIFPGIHVGRVWVAYFMFPIPNQMGVWPNFRSPLLWDVFAVSIYGSVSALFWYVGLIPDLATIRDRATGLKKKIYGFFALGWRGSNRHWQHYEVAYLILAGLATPLVLSVHSIVSMDFAVSQLPGWHTTIFPPYFVAGAIFSGFAMVVTLMVICRSAFGLKEIVTIRHFDYMAKIILVTGSMVGYAYGMEFFIAWYSGNPYELFTFKNRAFGPYAWAYWTMISCNVISPQIFWFKKARTSIPILFVMSIFVNIGMWFERFVIIVTSLHRDFLPSSWGYFRPTVWDVSCLLGSFGLFFTMFCLFVRFLPMVATAEVKTVLPQADPHAHPGPERTPSAHLAEEGAH; encoded by the coding sequence ATGGCGGTGACCGGGGGCAAAGACATCTACGATCCGGTCGCGGGCCGCCCCACCCTCATCCTCGGGGGGCATGATTTCCACTCGATTACCGAGGCGGTCGCCCGCCCGCTCGAGCGGCCGACTCCCAAGGCCTGGTGGTTCTTCTTCATCCCGTCGCTGGCGCTCCTGGGCCTCCTCGGCATCGCCGTGTCCTGGCTATTCTGGGAGGGGATCGGGGTCTGGGGCCTGATGATCCCGGTCGGCTGGGCCTGGGACATCACGAACTTCGTCTTCTGGGTCGGCATCGGGCACGCCGGCACCCTGATCTCGGCGATCCTCTTCCTGTTCCGGCAGAAGTGGCGCACGTCGATCAACCGGTCGGCCGAGGCGATGACGATCTTCGCCGTCATGTGCGCGCTCATCTTCCCGGGGATCCACGTCGGGCGCGTCTGGGTCGCCTACTTCATGTTCCCGATTCCGAACCAGATGGGAGTCTGGCCGAACTTCCGGAGCCCCCTCCTCTGGGACGTCTTCGCGGTGAGCATCTACGGCTCCGTCTCGGCGCTGTTCTGGTACGTCGGCCTGATCCCCGACCTCGCCACGATCCGCGACCGGGCGACCGGCCTCAAGAAGAAGATTTACGGGTTCTTCGCCCTGGGGTGGCGCGGCTCGAACCGCCACTGGCAGCACTACGAGGTCGCCTACCTGATCCTCGCGGGCCTGGCGACGCCGCTCGTGCTCTCCGTCCACTCGATCGTCTCGATGGACTTCGCCGTGTCGCAGCTGCCGGGGTGGCACACGACGATCTTCCCGCCGTACTTCGTCGCCGGCGCGATTTTCTCGGGGTTCGCGATGGTGGTCACCCTCATGGTGATCTGCCGGAGCGCGTTCGGCCTGAAGGAGATCGTCACGATCCGCCACTTCGACTACATGGCGAAGATCATCCTCGTCACGGGGTCGATGGTCGGGTACGCGTACGGGATGGAGTTCTTCATCGCCTGGTACAGCGGCAACCCGTACGAGCTGTTCACCTTCAAGAACCGCGCGTTCGGGCCGTACGCCTGGGCGTACTGGACGATGATCTCCTGCAACGTCATCAGCCCGCAGATCTTCTGGTTCAAGAAGGCGCGGACGTCGATCCCGATCCTGTTCGTCATGTCGATCTTCGTGAACATCGGGATGTGGTTCGAGCGCTTCGTCATCATCGTGACGTCGCTGCACCGCGACTTCCTGCCGTCGTCGTGGGGCTACTTCCGGCCGACGGTCTGGGACGTCTCGTGCCTCCTCGGGAGCTTCGGCCTCTTCTTCACGATGTTCTGCCTGTTCGTGCGGTTCCTCCCGATGGTGGCGACCGCCGAGGTCAAGACGGTGCTGCCGCAGGCCGATCCGCACGCCCACCCGGGCCCCGAGCGCACGCCTTCCGCGCACCTGGCGGAAGAGGGTGCCCACTGA
- a CDS encoding NAD(P)/FAD-dependent oxidoreductase, translating into MAQELKSDVVVIGGGPVGMFAALELHGAGVGVQVYDAGRRRAMHSYALVLHADTLAMLAAGGLGDAIRNEGRPIAKLGLFDGGKRLGDIELGTPVVVLPQSKLEALLEAALDKRGIKVHWDHRVQDIAPHAAGVKIGVAKLEKVSTGYPVAHTEVVVDKTFDVEASYIVAADGYDSFVRRRLNISDTRMGKGQLFSVFQFETTGDVPGDGRLMLEPQRVGAYWPLPGGHARFSFPIDLESEHHADDTRLRQLIAERAPWFKGHVGRLDWTAVGLFERKLATSFGSGRVWLAGDAAHLTGPIGAQSMNVGLREAKELASAIDSAGNGRDASALERYGASRMSEWNALFAPEPRAGDPRSQIKPCLPASGNELAEMLARVTL; encoded by the coding sequence ATGGCGCAAGAGCTCAAGTCCGACGTCGTGGTGATCGGCGGGGGGCCGGTAGGAATGTTCGCGGCGCTCGAGCTCCACGGCGCCGGTGTGGGCGTTCAGGTTTACGACGCCGGGCGCCGCCGCGCCATGCACAGCTACGCGCTCGTGCTCCACGCCGACACCCTCGCGATGCTGGCGGCCGGCGGGCTCGGCGACGCGATCCGGAACGAGGGACGGCCGATCGCGAAGCTCGGTCTGTTCGACGGCGGGAAGCGTCTCGGCGACATCGAGCTCGGCACGCCGGTCGTCGTTCTCCCGCAGAGCAAGCTCGAGGCGCTCCTCGAGGCGGCGCTCGACAAGCGCGGCATCAAGGTGCACTGGGACCACCGCGTCCAGGACATCGCCCCGCACGCGGCCGGCGTGAAGATCGGCGTGGCGAAGCTCGAAAAGGTCTCAACCGGCTACCCGGTGGCGCACACGGAGGTCGTCGTCGACAAGACGTTCGACGTCGAAGCGTCGTACATCGTCGCCGCCGACGGCTACGACTCGTTCGTCAGGCGCCGGCTGAACATCTCCGACACCAGGATGGGGAAGGGACAGCTCTTCTCCGTCTTCCAGTTCGAGACCACAGGCGACGTGCCGGGAGACGGGCGCCTCATGCTCGAGCCCCAGCGTGTCGGCGCGTACTGGCCCCTCCCCGGCGGCCACGCCCGCTTCAGCTTTCCGATCGATCTCGAGAGCGAGCACCACGCCGACGATACCCGCCTGCGCCAGCTCATCGCCGAGCGCGCGCCGTGGTTCAAGGGGCACGTCGGCAGGCTCGACTGGACGGCGGTCGGCCTATTCGAGCGCAAGCTCGCGACGTCGTTCGGCAGCGGGCGGGTCTGGCTCGCCGGCGACGCCGCGCATCTCACCGGTCCGATCGGCGCTCAGAGCATGAACGTCGGCCTCCGCGAGGCGAAGGAGCTGGCCTCGGCGATCGACTCGGCCGGCAACGGCCGGGACGCCAGCGCCCTCGAGCGGTATGGCGCGTCCCGCATGTCCGAGTGGAACGCGCTCTTCGCGCCTGAGCCCAGGGCCGGGGATCCGCGCTCCCAGATCAAGCCGTGCCTGCCGGCGTCGGGAAACGAGCTGGCCGAGATGCTGGCGCGCGTGACGCTGTAA
- a CDS encoding heme-copper oxidase subunit III, which produces MWIFLGALGMLFAASIAGFLVVRLKAEAWPPPGMPRLPNGLWITTAILLAGSFTIQRALVSIRLGQIRNSARWLTTTLILGVLFLVSQMANWWGLVTAQMTATTKNLYAFTFYMLTGLHAAHVSGGLILLAVVLSRTRRDRYGSGHHDGITYAVMYWHFLGVVWCVLFGVLLIFA; this is translated from the coding sequence ATGTGGATCTTCCTCGGGGCGCTCGGGATGCTCTTCGCCGCCTCGATCGCGGGGTTCCTCGTCGTCCGCCTCAAGGCCGAGGCGTGGCCGCCGCCCGGCATGCCGCGCCTGCCGAACGGTCTCTGGATCACGACCGCGATCCTGCTCGCGGGGAGCTTCACGATCCAGCGCGCGCTCGTCTCGATCCGCCTCGGTCAGATCCGGAATTCGGCGCGCTGGCTGACGACGACCTTGATCCTCGGCGTGCTCTTCCTCGTCTCGCAGATGGCCAACTGGTGGGGGCTGGTCACGGCGCAGATGACCGCGACGACGAAGAACCTCTACGCCTTCACCTTCTACATGCTGACCGGCCTGCACGCCGCCCACGTGAGCGGGGGCCTCATCCTCCTCGCCGTCGTGCTCTCCCGCACGCGCCGCGACCGCTACGGGAGCGGCCACCACGACGGAATTACCTACGCGGTCATGTACTGGCACTTTCTCGGAGTCGTCTGGTGCGTGCTCTTTGGGGTGCTTCTGATCTTCGCCTGA
- a CDS encoding cytochrome C oxidase subunit IV family protein yields MGHRTAHSRVGHVVPLRVLFGVLATLLILTYVTVAVSWRDFGRYNLWIAIGIAVVKASIVLLFFMHLKYDKPFNAVIVITSLALLMLFIVIALDDTREYLPNQIPGYAPSITTNPQ; encoded by the coding sequence ATGGGACACAGAACCGCCCACAGCCGCGTCGGCCACGTGGTTCCCTTGCGCGTTCTCTTCGGGGTGCTCGCGACCCTCCTCATTCTGACCTACGTCACCGTCGCGGTCAGCTGGAGGGACTTCGGACGGTACAACCTGTGGATCGCGATCGGGATCGCCGTCGTCAAGGCCTCGATCGTCCTCCTCTTCTTCATGCACCTGAAGTACGACAAGCCGTTCAACGCCGTGATCGTCATCACGTCCCTCGCCCTGCTCATGCTCTTCATCGTGATCGCGCTCGACGACACGAGGGAATACCTGCCCAACCAGATCCCCGGATACGCGCCGAGCATCACGACCAACCCGCAGTGA
- a CDS encoding cytochrome c oxidase subunit 3 gives MSQAHEHPPHLQHHFETPAQQFDAGKLGIWLFLATEILLFGGLFVAYSIYRANHPEIFIYAHQYLDKVLGGTNTVILLSSSLTMAWAVRAAQLGQRRLLVLLLSLTILGGFGFMGIKYVEYKAKWEHGLLPGSHFKPHEEEAAEAKAPPAPAPAPPVAGVELPGKNGPLLVEKSRIAPSAAGPGGTVHVQEPEAAAAERVHLGKRPSNVQVFFSIYFLMTGLHGIHVLVGIGLISWILIRSIRGEFGPEYFTPVDFVGLYWHLVDVIWIFLFPLLYLIGSR, from the coding sequence ATGAGCCAGGCTCACGAGCACCCGCCGCATCTCCAGCATCACTTCGAGACGCCGGCCCAGCAGTTCGACGCCGGCAAGCTCGGGATCTGGCTCTTCCTCGCGACCGAGATCCTGCTCTTCGGCGGCCTCTTCGTGGCCTATTCGATCTACCGGGCGAACCACCCCGAGATCTTCATCTACGCGCATCAGTACCTCGACAAGGTCCTCGGCGGCACGAACACCGTCATCCTCCTCTCCAGCTCGCTCACGATGGCTTGGGCGGTCCGGGCCGCGCAGCTCGGCCAGAGGCGCCTGCTCGTCCTCCTCCTGAGCCTCACGATCCTCGGCGGCTTCGGCTTCATGGGGATCAAGTACGTCGAGTACAAGGCGAAGTGGGAGCACGGCCTGCTCCCCGGGAGCCACTTCAAGCCGCACGAGGAGGAAGCCGCGGAGGCCAAGGCGCCGCCGGCGCCGGCTCCGGCGCCTCCCGTGGCCGGCGTCGAGCTGCCCGGGAAGAACGGTCCGCTCCTCGTCGAGAAGTCGCGCATCGCTCCCTCCGCGGCCGGCCCCGGCGGCACGGTTCATGTCCAGGAACCCGAGGCCGCGGCCGCCGAGCGCGTGCACCTCGGCAAGCGGCCGAGCAACGTGCAGGTCTTCTTCAGCATCTACTTCCTGATGACCGGCCTCCACGGGATCCACGTCCTCGTCGGGATCGGGCTCATCTCGTGGATCCTCATCCGATCGATCCGCGGCGAGTTCGGCCCGGAGTACTTCACGCCGGTCGACTTCGTGGGCCTCTACTGGCACCTCGTCGACGTCATTTGGATCTTCCTCTTCCCGCTGCTCTATCTGATCGGCTCGAGGTAG
- a CDS encoding cbb3-type cytochrome c oxidase subunit I — MSVIEGHAGAGARTSPPARDNYLNHTRGFASWAFTLDHKRIGIMYMVSTLGAFLIGGLAALAVRTELFSRGPTIMNADTYNKMFTIHGAVMVFLFIIPSIPAALGNFVLPLMLGAKDVAFPRLNLLSYWLWVIGSLFAVGAIVAGGVDTGWTFYTPYSTTTNTNVVATTFGAFILGFSSIFTGLNFIVTIHKLRPAGMTWFKMPLFLWSLYGTALIQVLATPVLGITLLLLIAERVLKVGIFDPALGGDPVLYQHFFWFYSHPAVYIMILPAMGIISELISVHSRKHIFGYKFIALSSIAIAAFGFLVWGHHMFVSGQSSLANVLFSGLTFSVAIPSAIKVFNWLATLYKGNIQLTTAMIYGLMFLITFGIGGLTGLHLGALATDVHLHDTYFVVAHFHYVMFGGAVVALLGGLHHWWPKMFGVMYDERLGRIAAALIFVGFNLTFFTQFIMGSHGMPRRYFDYLPQFEIYHRLSTIGSFIMAAGFFLTAYYLIKSLFRGKPAPMNPWGGNSLEWHTASPPPHDNFATTPVAEDPYDYTNLVRDPVHGGYVSKTYDEAAGA; from the coding sequence ATGAGCGTCATCGAAGGGCACGCGGGGGCGGGGGCGCGGACGTCGCCACCCGCACGGGACAACTACCTGAACCATACGCGCGGCTTCGCGTCGTGGGCGTTCACGCTCGATCACAAGCGGATCGGGATCATGTACATGGTCTCGACCCTGGGCGCGTTCCTCATCGGCGGCCTCGCCGCGCTCGCCGTCCGCACCGAGCTGTTCTCGCGCGGGCCGACGATCATGAACGCGGACACCTACAACAAGATGTTCACGATCCACGGCGCGGTCATGGTCTTCCTGTTCATCATCCCGTCGATCCCCGCCGCGCTCGGGAACTTCGTTCTGCCGCTCATGCTCGGCGCGAAGGACGTCGCCTTCCCGCGCCTCAACCTCCTGAGCTACTGGCTCTGGGTCATCGGCTCGCTCTTCGCCGTCGGCGCGATCGTCGCGGGTGGCGTCGACACGGGGTGGACCTTCTATACGCCGTACTCGACGACGACGAACACGAACGTGGTCGCGACGACCTTCGGCGCCTTCATCCTCGGGTTCAGCTCGATCTTCACCGGCTTGAACTTCATCGTCACGATCCACAAGCTCCGGCCCGCCGGCATGACCTGGTTCAAGATGCCGCTCTTCCTCTGGTCGCTCTACGGCACGGCGCTCATCCAGGTCCTCGCCACCCCCGTCCTCGGGATCACGCTCCTCCTCCTCATCGCCGAGCGCGTGCTCAAGGTGGGGATCTTCGACCCGGCGCTCGGCGGCGACCCGGTCCTCTACCAGCACTTCTTCTGGTTCTACTCGCACCCGGCGGTCTACATCATGATCCTGCCGGCGATGGGGATCATCAGCGAGCTGATCTCCGTGCACTCGCGGAAGCACATCTTCGGCTACAAGTTCATCGCGCTGTCGTCGATCGCGATCGCGGCGTTCGGGTTCCTGGTGTGGGGCCACCACATGTTCGTCTCGGGGCAGTCGAGCCTGGCGAACGTGCTCTTCTCGGGGCTGACCTTCTCGGTCGCGATTCCGTCGGCGATCAAGGTCTTCAACTGGCTCGCGACCCTCTACAAGGGGAACATCCAGCTCACGACCGCGATGATCTACGGCCTCATGTTCCTCATCACCTTCGGGATCGGCGGCCTCACCGGGCTTCACCTCGGCGCGCTCGCCACCGACGTGCACCTCCACGACACGTACTTCGTCGTCGCGCACTTCCACTACGTCATGTTCGGCGGAGCCGTGGTCGCGCTTCTCGGCGGGCTCCACCACTGGTGGCCCAAGATGTTCGGCGTCATGTACGACGAGAGGCTCGGCCGGATCGCGGCGGCGCTCATCTTTGTGGGCTTCAATCTGACGTTCTTCACCCAGTTCATCATGGGCAGCCACGGCATGCCGCGCCGGTACTTCGACTATCTCCCGCAGTTCGAGATCTACCACCGGCTCTCGACGATCGGCTCGTTCATCATGGCCGCCGGCTTCTTCCTCACGGCGTATTACCTGATCAAGTCGCTCTTCCGCGGGAAGCCGGCGCCGATGAACCCCTGGGGCGGCAACTCGCTCGAGTGGCACACCGCGAGCCCGCCGCCGCACGACAACTTCGCGACGACGCCGGTCGCGGAAGATCCGTACGACTACACGAACCTCGTGCGCGACCCCGTTCACGGAGGCTACGTCAGCAAGACGTACGACGAGGCGGCGGGAGCATGA